One window of the Salmo trutta chromosome 35, fSalTru1.1, whole genome shotgun sequence genome contains the following:
- the LOC115174497 gene encoding leucine-rich repeat and fibronectin type-III domain-containing protein 5, with protein sequence METLLVYLMVLGMAVKAHKVQLCPKRCVCQMLNPNLATLCDKKGLLFVPPNIDRHTVEMRLGDNFVTSIKQRDFANMTKLQDLTLSRNTIGSISPHAFKDLENLRALHLDSNRLTRLTNDTFSGMSKLHHLILNNNQLIHIHIGAFNDLTALEELDLSYNNLESTPWVAIQRMTSLHTLGLDHNMLSYIPIGTFSGLQKLKRLDVTSNKLQKLPPDPVFQRAGVLATSGSMGPSSFALSFGGNPLRCNCELLWLRRLRREDDLETCAAPQHLAGRYFWTVSEEEFLCEPPLITRHSQELRALEGQSVALRCKARGDPDPIIHWIAPDGRLMSNSSRAVVHSDGTLDILITTVKDSGSFTCVASNPAGEAQQTVDLVIVKLPHITNGTVKKEPNPGSSDIATVMRTGGGGEGGGMVPLGNTKTSQEKKVVITEATSTSVMVRFNFQRSIPGIRMFQIQYNGTYDDSLVYRMIPSSSKSILVNNLAAGTQYDLCVLAIYDDLVTSLTATRVVGCVRFTTEPQYLRCHFMQSQFLGGTIVVIIGGIIVASVLAFIIFLIVRYRVCNQGDEDKALEMGEIPSLSSDGQLQGCGVPKAMSKSLSKQILQPEKPEKEDKESLRVALPPRKPVKQQQPPAPTTTTTSTKPSIPDCTVSTSAASHSWHPASPVTLRQKRADITATGDLKPGEARRAEGQTDVELENTNRNNSSEAKMAAALAVPVPARSTKWTPVARRPRPPGASSHHYMTVPAGGVRVNRRHSLNVDSYKERCYVSLVQQQPKPGGSLCSKRSLSMSGEMPTLESAMANIRRGRDKLSRSEWLLESTL encoded by the exons ATGGAGACCCTGCTAGTTTACCTGATGGTCCTTGGCATGGCTGTAAAGGCCCACAAGGTCCAGTTGTGCCCAAAACGCTGTGTCTGCCAAATGCTCAATCCCAACCTGGCAACCCTCTGCGACAAGAAGGGCCTCCTCTTCGTCCCGCCAAACATCGACCGGCACACCGTCGAGATGCGTCTGGGCGACAACTTCGTCACGAGCATCAAACAGCGGGACTTTGCCAACATGACCAAGCTTCAGGACCTGACGTTGTCTCGGAACACCATCGGTTCCATCTCGCCTCACGCCTTTAAAGATCTGGAGAACCTCAGGGCCTTGCACTTGGACAGCAACCGTCTGACGAGGCTCACCAACGACACCTTCAGCGGGATGTCCAAACTTCACCATCTCATTCTTAACAACAACCAACTGATTCATATCCACATTGGGGCCTTCAATGATCTCACGGCTCTAGAGGAGTTAGATCTGTCCTACAACAACTTAGAAAGCACCCCCTGGGTGGCCATCCAGAGAATGACCAGCCTCCACACCCTGGGCTTGGACCACAACATGCTTAGCTACATCCCTATAGGAACCTTCTCCGGCCTGCAGAAGCTCAAACGGCTTGACGTCACCTCCAACAAGCTCCAGAAGCTTCCGCCAGACCCTGTGTTCCAGCGGGCTGGGGTTCTGGCCACGTCAGGAAGCATGGGTCCGTCGTCATTCGCGTTGAGTTTTGGGGGGAACCCACTGAGGTGTAACTGTGAGCTGCTGTGGCTGAGGAGGCTGAGGCGGGAGGATGATCTGGAGACGTGTGCGGCTCCGCAGCACCTGGCTGGACGGTACTTCTGGACCGTGTCTGaagaagagttcctctgtgagcCGCCTCTCATCACCAGACACTCCCAG GAGCTGCGAGCGCTGGAGGGTCAGAGTGTAGCTCTGCGCTGTAAGGCCAGGGGCGACCCGGACCCCATCATCCACTGGATTGCGCCAGACGGCCGGCTCATGTCCAATTCCTCCCGGGCTGTGGTGCACAGTGACGGGACTCTGGACATCCTCATCACCACTGTGAAGGACTCAG GCTCCTTCACCTGTGTTGCTTCCAACCCGGCCGGGGAGGCTCAACAAACTGTGGACCTGGTGATCGTCAAACTCCCACACATCACCAACGGTACTGTGAAGAAGGAACCGAACCCAGGTTCTTCTGATATCGCCACGGTAATGAGGACGGGTGGTGGTGGGGAAGGCGGAGGCATGGTGCCACTGGGAAACACGAAGACGAGCCAGGAGAAGAAGGTGGTGATCACTGAGGCAACGTCTACCTCCGTCATGGTCAGGTTCAACTTCCAGAGGAGTATACCGGGCATCCGAATGTTCCAGATCCAGTACAACGGAACCTACGATGACTCTCTGGTTTACAG AATGATCCCTTCGAGCAGTAAGAGTATCCTGGTGAACAACCTGGCGGCCGGTACACAGTACGACCTGTGTGTGCTGGCCATCTACGATGACCTGGTGACCTCCCTGACTGCCACACGAGTGGTGGGGTGTGTCCGCTTCACCACCGAGCCACAGTACCTCCGCTGCCACTTCATGCAGTCCCAGTTCCTGGGAGGGACCATCGTGGTCATCATCGGAGGGATCATCGTGGCGTCCGTCTTAGCTTTCATCATCTTCCTCATCGTGAGGTACCGAGTGTGTAACCAAGGCGATGAGGATAAG GCTTTGGAGATGGGTGAGATCCCATCTCTGAGCAGTGATGGTCAGTTGCAGGGCTGTGGCGTCCCCAAGGCCATGTCCAAATCTCTGTCCAAGCAGATCCTCCAGCCAGAGAAACCAGAGAAGGAGGACAAGGAGTCTCTGAGGGTGGCCCTTCCTCCTCGTAAACCGGTCAAGCAGCAGCAACCCCCAgccccaaccaccaccaccacatctacCAAGCCCTCCATCCCCGACTGCACTGTCTCTACCTCCGCAGCCAGCCACTCCTGGCACCCTGCCTCCCCGGTCACCCTGAGGCAAAAACGGGCCGATATCACTGCCACCGGGGATCTGAAACCCGGAGAAGCCCGCCGAGCCGAAGGCCAGACAGATGTGGAGTTAGAGAACACAAACCGCAATAACTCGTCGGAAGCTAAAATGGCTGCCGCCTTGGCCGTACCTGTTCCTGCCCGTTCCACAAAATGGACGCCGGTCGCTAGGCGGCCGCGCCCCCCTGGAGCCTCCTCCCACCATTACATGACGGTACCAGCAGGGGGTGTGAGGGTGAACCGGCGGCACTCGCTGAACGTGGACTCGTACAAGGAGCGCTGCTACGTCAGCCTGGTACAGCAGCAGCCAAAACCTGGCGGGAGTTTGTGCTCCAAACGAAGTCTGTCCATGAGCGGAGAAATGCCCACGTTGGAGAGTGCAATGGCAAACATACGCAGAGGCAGAGACAAGCTGTCCCGATCTGAGTGGCTTCTCGAAAGCACTCTATGA